A genomic window from Silene latifolia isolate original U9 population chromosome Y, ASM4854445v1, whole genome shotgun sequence includes:
- the LOC141627014 gene encoding uncharacterized protein LOC141627014, with protein sequence MSIARRLHRTHHPSSSSLVNQRTITPLLLSRQASNLRLVHYKSTHEGRCLSMKPVGVSISYQSSKLMIEDVLATTQIRDGEVEISDLVYGLASLFLLDFGFFVRTRHGVCDAAIPQFE encoded by the exons ATGTCGATAGCACGCCGCCTCCACCGCACGCACCATCCTTCGTCATCCTCACTAGTGAACCAACGCACTATTACTCCACTCCTGCTCAGTCGTCAAGCATCTAACCTCAGACTTGTCCATT ATAAGTCAACCCATGAGGGTAGATGTTTGAGCATGAAGCCTGTTGGTGTTAGCATAAGTTACCAAAGTTCCAAGCTGATGATTGAAGATGTTCTTGCTACAACTCAG ATTAGGGATGGTGAAGTGGAGATTTCGGATTTGGTTTATGGATTGGCATCTTTGTTTCTTCTGGATTTTGGATTTTTTGTCAG GACGAGGCATGGAGTTTGTGATGCAGCTATTCCCCAGTTTGAGTGA